TCGTCGTACTGCTCGTCGAGCACCGCAAGGCGCGCGGCGGGCTCGTCCGCTCGATTCGTGTGCACGATCCGCAACGCAAGTACGGAAAGCCGGTCAACGATGGTGCCCGGGGATTCGGTGTGCAGCGGCGCGCTCGGATTCAGATTGACGCGATCCAGCAGGGTCACATCGATGTCCTCGATGGCGGCATTCCGCTGGGCATTGACGTCGTCGATGCAACGCTTCGTGCGTGCCACCTCGTGGTCGTCAGCGCCAGGCCGGCGAACAGCGTCTTCGTGATGCCACAGCGCGAAGTTCAACGCGTGCAGATGCAGCGCCTTCGCCGCGAGACTGCCGATAGCCGACGAGTCGGCCGGCTCTTCGGAGTGCCACAATACGGCGCTGTCGTGGAACTGACGCACGGCAAACAGGAGATCTCGTTCAGACATGTTCTCCGATAAGCTCTTCCATTGCCTCGAGCACCTCTTCCACGGTGATGTCCGACATGGTGGTCTTCTCGACATGCCGGTGCGGACCGAATCTGAACCCCCATAACTCCGGCCGGGTGGGACCGAAAAGGCCGACGCCGGGCACCTTCGCAAGATCGGCGGCGTGCAGCATGCAGGAGTCGACCCCCAGGAAAAGGTCGGCGTTGGCGACCACGCCCAGGGCGAGGTCCAGTGGTAGCCCGAGGTAAGGAATTACGCGATCGCGCTCGCGCCCAACGTTGAGTTCCTCGTCTCCCATCCCGACCACCCAGGCCACAAAGTCGCGGTGACGTGACAAGAACCGGTCCAACACGTCGATGAACCTGGTTGCGGGCCAGCGCTTCTCCGTCCAGCCGGCATCGGCGTGCACCACCAGCACCTTGATTCCGCCAGGCACGGCAGCCCGCATTGATCGCGCCTGCTGTTCCACCGACGGCGGGAGAGGCACGGCTTGTGCATAGTCTTCGATTTGCAGCGACGGATCGAAAAGCCGGGCGAGTTTGAACGTCAGGTCGGCCGAGTGCGGGAGATCCCTCGGGACGATGATGTCGTAGTCGTCGTCGGTCGGGAAACCGATACTCGTCGTGGGGGCGAGGCGTCGCCACAAGGGACGAATGAAAGTGTTCGACGGTATGTCCCACGGAACCGCGTTGATGAACACATCGACCGTGCCGATGTCGGCAACCAGGTCTTCGTAATCGAGGATTCTGCGTGCGTGCGGCCCGATCGGCGGTCCGGCCGGGGCGATGCCGGTGATGTCGATCAAGCGTGGACTGACCGCATGGAAGCACAAGTCGAAGGCGAACTTCGGACAGATCAATGTCAGTGGCGCGGTGAACATTTCAGATAACGCACGCAGTGCCGGCAACGTCAGGATCGAGTCCCCGATCAGGGTGGAGAAATACACGGCAGGGGTGGGCGCCTGCAGCATGTTGTCGAGCACGTCAGCCTCGATGCTTGACGTGTGGCCGCGCCGTAGGACAGTAATTTCGCTCAACCTCGTCCAACCTCCAGCGAGAGCTTAGACGGCAAGGCGGTAGCGTCGCAGCACAAAGTCATCGGCTTCGCGGGCAGTCAACAAGCTCCTCCATCGCATCCAGGGCCGCTTGGACGGTGATATCGGCCATCGTGCTCATGTCGATGTGCCGGTGTGGTGCGAACCTGAATCCCCATTCCGCGGCGCGCGTTGGCCCGAAAAGCCCCACGCCGGGCACTCGCGCCAGATCGGCGGCGTGCAACATGCTGGAATCGATTCCCACGAAAAGGTCTGCGGTGGCCACCAGCCCCATCGTGAAGTCAAGTGGCAGACCGAGACGCGCGAACACGCGGTCGCCGTGCCGCCCGACGTTGAGTTCCTCGTATCCCATCCCGACCACCCAGGTCAGGAAGTCGGGGTGGCGCGACAAGAACCGGTCCAGCAGATCGATGAATCTGGTAACGGGCCAGCGCTTCTCCATCCAATTGCTGTCCGCATGCACGACAAGCACTTTGACCCCGGCGGGAACCGCGGCACGGATCGATCGTGCCTGCTCCTGCACGGCTGCGGGTATGGGCAGTGGCTGGGCGTAGCTTTCGATGTGCAGCGACGGATCGAACAGCTGGGCCAACCTGAACGTCGAGTCCGCCGAATGACAGTCGCCCTTGGGGACCACGATGTCGTGGCCGACGGTCGTGAAGCCGATGCTCGTCGTGGGCGCCAGGCGTTGCAGCAGCGGTTGAACGACGACGCTGGACAGCGAGCTCCACGGCAGAGTGTCGATGAAGACATCGACGGGACCGATCTCCGACGCCAGTGCGTCGTAATCGAGGGGCCGCTCGGGTCCTCCCGGCAGTGGCGGCGGTCCCGTCAGGGGCAGCCCCGTGACATCGACAAGCCGCGGGCTTACCTCCCGGAAGCACAGGTCG
The DNA window shown above is from Mycobacterium sp. Aquia_216 and carries:
- a CDS encoding DUF4254 domain-containing protein → MSERDLLFAVRQFHDSAVLWHSEEPADSSAIGSLAAKALHLHALNFALWHHEDAVRRPGADDHEVARTKRCIDDVNAQRNAAIEDIDVTLLDRVNLNPSAPLHTESPGTIVDRLSVLALRIVHTNRADEPAARLAVLDEQYDDLFDGLERLLARLRAGEVKFKLYRQFKSAAQRSYCDVFESRET
- a CDS encoding glycosyltransferase family 9 protein — its product is MSEITVLRRGHTSSIEADVLDNMLQAPTPAVYFSTLIGDSILTLPALRALSEMFTAPLTLICPKFAFDLCFHAVSPRLIDITGIAPAGPPIGPHARRILDYEDLVADIGTVDVFINAVPWDIPSNTFIRPLWRRLAPTTSIGFPTDDDYDIIVPRDLPHSADLTFKLARLFDPSLQIEDYAQAVPLPPSVEQQARSMRAAVPGGIKVLVVHADAGWTEKRWPATRFIDVLDRFLSRHRDFVAWVVGMGDEELNVGRERDRVIPYLGLPLDLALGVVANADLFLGVDSCMLHAADLAKVPGVGLFGPTRPELWGFRFGPHRHVEKTTMSDITVEEVLEAMEELIGEHV
- a CDS encoding glycosyltransferase family 9 protein; amino-acid sequence: MTLSDLLQAERPAFCFVTNVGDAVLALPTLRALGEMFSAPITLICPKAAFDLCFREVSPRLVDVTGLPLTGPPPLPGGPERPLDYDALASEIGPVDVFIDTLPWSSLSSVVVQPLLQRLAPTTSIGFTTVGHDIVVPKGDCHSADSTFRLAQLFDPSLHIESYAQPLPIPAAVQEQARSIRAAVPAGVKVLVVHADSNWMEKRWPVTRFIDLLDRFLSRHPDFLTWVVGMGYEELNVGRHGDRVFARLGLPLDFTMGLVATADLFVGIDSSMLHAADLARVPGVGLFGPTRAAEWGFRFAPHRHIDMSTMADITVQAALDAMEELVDCPRSR